One Astatotilapia calliptera chromosome 1, fAstCal1.2, whole genome shotgun sequence DNA segment encodes these proteins:
- the LOC113022092 gene encoding C-type lectin domain family 18 member A-like: protein MGSVTASGRLDVFVVCFLLPSFNSANWIMAETPELRIFPTTGLGVKEHSQIVAHHNRLRSRVKPMAANMQKMDWNEELATLAKERATLCHKEPFLQHSSSFSHIGWNTHLSVVGAASFSDIIDFWFEEGKDFLYSSGRCKENATCQHYTQLVWATSSQVGCANQQCWRNGELWEIFVCAYYPGGNWEVNGQLVMPYKSGLYCSLCTSSMSGCLRLWDHVGGLCEIPKNPCRMNCGEHGHLNISSCKCKCDLGFTGRFCQVRCNVQCVHGHFKEEGCSCLCAVGYGGAECAEKVKFPFQSCDLIIDGNCFMVSSDVETYYGAKSHCQEQGGILAQIHNQKVQDILAFYLSQLETSNELTRNDFETENFWIGLTYKPPKDSFRWDTGEIPKYFSFAFGQPDNQGFGNCVELQASSGFNWNDQRCKTLNRYICQHDAEHIAQWEDSR from the exons ATGGGGTCGGTAACAGCGTCCGGGCgtttggatgtttttgtcgttTGCTTTCTTCTGCCCTCGTTTAACTCAGCAAACTGGATCATGGCAGAGACACCGGAGCTCCGGATTTTCCCCACCACCG GGCTCGGGGTGAAGGAGCACTCACAGATTGTTGCTCACCACAATAGACTGCGCAGCCGGGTCAAACCCATGGCAGCTAACATGCAAAAAATG GACTGGAATGAGGAGTTGGCTACACTTGCAAAGGAGAGAGCCACATTGTGTCACAAAGAGCCTTTCCTTCAACACTCCTCGTCTTTCAGCCATATTGGCTGGAACACACATCTTTCTGTTGTTGGTGCTGCTTCATTTTCTGACATCATTGACTTCTGGTTCGAGGAAGGAAAAGATTTTCTCTACTCCAGCGGCCGATGTAAGGAAAATGCCACCTGTCAACACTATACCCAG CTGGTCTGGGCTACTTCAAGCCAGGTGGGCTGTGCCAACCAACAGTGCTGGAGAAATGGAGAACTCTGGGAGATATTTGTCTGTGCATACTATCCTGG GGGTAACTGGGAGGTAAATGGTCAACTGGTGATGCCGTATAAATCAGGGCTGTACTGCTCTCTCTGCACCTCCTCAATGTCTGGCTGTTTGAGACTGTGGGACCATGTAGGCGGACTATGTg AGATTCCAAAGAACCCATGTCGTATGAACTGTGGCGAACACGGCCATCTTAATATCTCCTCTTGCAAATGCAAGTGTGACCTCGGGTTCACTGGACGCTTCTGCCAGG ttcGGTGCAATGTGCAATGTGTGCACGGACATTTCAAAGAAGAGGGATGCTCTTGCTTGTGTGCTGTTGGCTATGGGGGTGCTGAGTGTGCAG AGAAAGTGAAATTCCCATTTCAAAGTTGTGATCTCATCATAGATGGAAATTGCTTCATGGTGTCTTCTGATGTTGAGACCTACTATGGGGCTAAAAGTCACTGTCAG GAACAAGGAGGCATTTTGGCTCAAATCCACAATCAGAAGGTTCAGGACATTCTGGCTTTTTATCTTAGTCAGCTGGAGACGAGCAACGAGCTCACCAGGAATGACTTTGAAACTGAAAACTTCTGGATAG GCCTGACATATAAACCTCCAAAAGACTCATTTCGCTGGGACACAGGAGAGATTCCCAAATACTTCAGCTTTGCCTTTGGGCAGCCTGACAACCAAGG TTTTGGAAACTGTGTCGAGCTGCAGGCATCGAGTGGTTTCAACTGGAATGACCAGCGCTGTAAAACACTGAACAGATACATTTGCCAGCACG atGCAGAGCATATTGCTCAGTGGGAGGACAGCAGGTGA
- the LOC113022036 gene encoding fibulin-7-like, protein MFASPVTAITLLCFCLLHPTLGQDCPSRQEIQGSLKQVQKLLSAHEASYMQSLRNLKKKINLLLSSAARQNTKAINSTCPKLESLINGRKLGKSHSIGHEIHFLCDPGYELVGSESRVCQESLTWSSQQPTCRDINECASSPCLNGGTCVNEVNQFSCVCAKGWAGVTCQSPVPTFFVTMTNTSAATSPSTAAAASTLPAANTGPHVRPSQCTIVQGTTHCTCEPGYTISGRDSYTCTDIDECELFHNGQAGRLCLHACVNTPGGYRCSCPAGYNVTRDGRSCKDIDECATRQNNCTKDQMCINTYGGFQCVRVDCPKIPNATYVKTSPTRCERNPCPVDNKVCSQAPNSFSYHYLAVVSNLSAPRVMFRVSALRPIGDTLRFSLLGGRPVRRHFTVQRSDRLTGELMLVSPVQGPATLEAEVEMSELERRVQLGKYITKVTMFVSQYEF, encoded by the exons ATGTTTGCATCACCTGTGACTGCCATCACCttactgtgtttctgtttgcttcATCCTACTTTGGGGCAG GACTGTCCGAGCAGGCAAGAAATTCAAGGGTCCTTGAAGCAGGTCCAGAAGCTTCTGTCAGCCCATGAAGCCTCCTACATGCAGAGTCTGCGCAACCTAAAGAAGAAAATTAATTTACTGCTGAGCAGTGCTGCAAGGCAGAACACAAAAGCCATCAACA GTACCTGCCCCAAACTGGAGTCCCTCATTAATGGGAGGAAACTTGGCAAATCGCACAGCATTGGCCATGAGATTCACTTCCTGTGTGACCCTGGTTATGAACTCGTGGGATCAGAGAGCAGGGTTTGTCAGGAAAGCCTGACCTGGAGCAGCCAGCAACCAACCTGCCGAG ACATCAATGAGTGTGCATCCTCCCCTTGTCTGAATGGTGGGACGTGTGTTAATGAGGTGAACCAGTTTTCCTGTGTCTGTGCCAAAGGCTGGGCTGGAGTTACCTGTCAAAGCCCTGTGCCAACAT TCTTTGTCACCATGACAAACACCTCTGCCGCCACCTCCCCatccacagctgctgctgcatccaCTTTACCAGCTGCCAACACCGGGCCTCATGTTCGCCCATCACAGTGCACTATAGTGCAGGGGACCACCCACTGCACCTGTGAGCCAGGATACACCATCTCTGGCAGAGACAGCTACACCTGCACTG ATATTGATGAATGTGAGCTGTTTCATAACGGACAGGCTGGGAGGTTGTGTTTACACGCTTGTGTTAACACCCCTGGAGGCTATCGCTGTTCCTGTCCTGCGGGATACAACGTGACCCGTGACGGACGCAGTTGCAAAG ATATTGATGAGTGTGCTACGAGGCAAAACAACTGCACGAAGGACCAGATGTGCATTAATACATATGGTGGTTTCCAGTGTGTTCGTGTGGACTGCCCCAAAATTCCTAATGCTACATATGTCAAAACGTCACCTAC GCGCTGTGAACGTAACCCCTGCCCTGTGGACAACAAGGTGTGCTCTCAGGCCCCAAACTCCTTCTCCTACCATTACTTGGCTGTTGTTTCCAACCTGTCAGCTCCCCGCGTCATGTTCAGAGTGTCAGCACTGCGCCCGATAGGTGACACCCTTCGTTTCTCCCTGCTAGGCGGAAGGCCAGTTCGCCGCCACTTCACAGTGCAGCGCTCAGACCGCCTCACGGGCGAGCTGATGCTGGTGAGCCCTGTGCAGGGCCCTGCCACTCTGGAGGCAGAGGTGGAGATGAGTGAGCTGGAGAGGCGAGTGCAGCTGGGGAAATACATCACCAAAGTCACTATGTTTGTTTCCCAGTATGAATTCTAA